The stretch of DNA ACGTTGAGGATGTCTTCGATGAGGGGGGCGGTGGACATGGGGGGCCTCCAGGGGGAGGGGGGTGGGGTGTAACAGGTGATGGGGAGAATACACACAGATGTAACAGGGGGGAAGAGGAGGGGTATTTCTGGCGGGGGGGAGGTCGGTCTCGTGCTGGAGCTGGTACTCGTACTCGTACTCGTACTCGTGCTGGTGGCTGGTACTCGTACTCGTACTCGTGCTGGTGGCTGGTACTCGTACTCGTACTCGTGCTGGAGCTGGTACTCGTACTCGTACTCGTACTCGTACTCGTGCTGGAGCTGGTACTCGTACTCGTACTCGTACTCGTACTCGTGCTGGAGCTGGTACTCGTACTCGTACTCGTACTCGTACTCGTGCTGGAGCTGGTACTCGTACTCGTACTCGTACTCGTACTCGTGCTGGAGCTGGTACTCGTACTCGTACTCGTACTCGTACTCGTGCTGGAGCTGGTACTCGTACTCGTGCTGGAGGCTGGTACTCGTACTCGTACTCGTGCTGGAGGCTGGTACTCGTACTCGTACTGGAGCTGGTACTCGTACTCGTGCTGGAGCTGGTAGTCGTGCTGGAGCTGGGGTTTGGATGCAGATTCAGGATTCGCTGAGGAAATTTGGGGGGAGCACGAAAACCAGGGGAGAACCTCTCGATAACAAAGTGGGGCGAGTCGGTGTGGTCGTCGACCCCGTCATCTAATGTGTCCACTTATTAAGGAGGTTGGCATGCACCATTTCAATCACGAACGGCTGTACTGTTATCAACTTGCGAAAGAAGTCGTTGATTGGCTGAACAACGAGAAGTTTCCAGTCGGTCGTTCGAACCTCAAAGATCAAACCGTTCGTGCATCGGAGTCTCTCTTATTGAATATCGCGGAGGGGGCGTCCCGGTCTGGGCCGTCGCGTGCGAATCACTATCGCATCGCTCTCGGATCTGCGGCCGAGTTCTGCGCGTGCCTGGATCTTTTGCCCTTTAGAAACAAGGATGAACAACAAAACAAACTCCGCCGTGTCGGCGCGATGCTCAGCAAACTCTAATAGGTTCGAGCCAGAGCCCGAGTACCAGCGCGAGCTCGAGTACCAGTACGAGTACCAGTACGAGTACCAGTACGAGCTCGAGTACCAGTACGAGCTCGAGCACCAGTACGAGCCCGAGAGCGAGGAGTAGGGGACTAATGGGAGTGGCGGATCAACCCAATACCGGCCTGATTTAGCGCGTCTGCACCCGGTCGTTTCGCTTCAAAAAACGGCTGCCGAAGGTCATGGGCATCCCTTTACCCTCGAAGGCCAGCGTGTCGTGGTCGGTGACGCGACCTTCGACCGCA from Lujinxingia vulgaris encodes:
- a CDS encoding four helix bundle protein — protein: MHHFNHERLYCYQLAKEVVDWLNNEKFPVGRSNLKDQTVRASESLLLNIAEGASRSGPSRANHYRIALGSAAEFCACLDLLPFRNKDEQQNKLRRVGAMLSKL